ACGGCAAAGTTGACGGTGGAGCTGGAATTAGAATCCAGATCTCCTGTTTGGAGCTCCTCCTGTCAGCTGTGGACGAGCACATACATACCCAGCCCTTTGCTAGATGCTTCAGGAGACAGTTCTCATTGAGGGGAGAGAGAATGCTCACCTGTGTGCCTCGGAGTGTGTGGCCCCAGGGAGTGAGTACCCGGATTAGCTCTGCCCTTGACGctctgtatgaccttggacaattcACTTGTCTCTGGCCTTGGTTTCACCCTTTGACAAGTGGCAGTTTGGCTTCAGTGGTGCTTAACTTTTTCACTACCAAGaactctgttatttttttcctctagggcttcatgttttgaatattttggcAACCAAACAAACTGATTGGTGAATGGCCATTTGTCATCCACCCCCCTTTTTATACTCATTAAAGATGCGATGGAGCTTTGAAGCAGCAGGAGGGAGCTGGTGTTACTGCACTGGCCTGGTGCTGTTCTGGTACCACATCGGGCCCAGCAAGGATGTCTATATTGCTGTCAAACTGTGGGCCCCTACTTTGCTTAACAGTATGGTTTCTCTTAGGCAGTGTACAATATGGAAAACAGCCCAAGTGTTCCTATGATCATGTCCAGGGACCTCAGGTTGGATATCACTGAGCTGGTGTGAGATTTTGAGCCTGTGAGTcccttccctgccctcaaggagtttacgGTCTAGCAGGAGAGAGCCAGCACTTAAACACACATGCACGGTGCCTAAGAGGCAAGGCTGGATGTGACCAGAGCGGTGTGGAGGACAGACTGCCTGCAAGGGGCACAAGTTCAGGCTGGGGAGAGAGTCCTGAGGGCTGGGATAGCAAAGGAAGACTTTCCAGAAGAGGAGGGACTTGGGCtgggctcgggggttccaggaaTGGGACTCAAAACCATGGGGAAAACTGTACAACACAcagagtgaactctaatgtaaactatgggctttcGTTAGTATTGGTACCAATGTTGGCTCATCAGTTGTACCACATGTATCACAGTAGTGCATCATGTtaattaataataggggaaactggggggCCAGAGAGGAGTGTATACAGGAGCTCTCTGTATTTTCtattcaacttttctgtaaacttaaaacttctggggcttccctggtggcacagtggttgagagtccgcctgccgatgcaggggacgcgggttcgtgccccggtccaggaagatcccgcatgctgcggagcggctgggcccgtgagccatggccgctgagcctgcgcgtccggagcctgtgctccgcaacgggagaggccgcaacagtgagaggcccgcgtaacgcaaaaaaaccaaaaacacttctcttaaaaaaataataaagtctgtTAACTAAAAACTAAACCAACCCAAACCTGGGGAGGAggtaggggctgggggagggttgAGCTTCAGGTTAAATACCCCTCCAGAAAGCCAGCTCTGAGCGGGTCACCCTGAGAGCAGAGGAGGGGGCTTTGGGCTTAACCGTGTCTCCCACCCTTGCCCCCCCCACCGCAGGAGCTGCTGAAGGACGGGAAGAGGGAGACCACCATCAGCCAGCTGCTCATCAACCCCACAGACCTGGATATTGGGCGTGTCTTCACCTGCCGCAGCGTGAACGAGGCCATCCCGAGTGGCAAGGAGACGTCCATCGAGCTCGACGTGCACCGTGAGCAGGGTCctggggaggaggcagggaacgtggggtgggagggaatgTGCCCCTTGAGTGGCGTCCTGGGAAGGAGCCCGGGAAAGGCGGGGGGCAGCGCCCTTTGAGAAGCACAGAAGAATCCCCCAGGTGCCCTGGGACAGATGCTCCATTTCTTCATCGTCTTGGATTCCCTGGTTTGAACTCTGAGGGCTGGTAGAAGAGGCATCAGCTGTGAGCCAGGCAGTTCCCGGGTTTAAaccgtgtgactttgggcaatgacataatctctctgagcctcagtttctaatTCGGTATACgtgcagaaaataaaatgcaggcCTACAATCCCTTATCGGAAATTCTAAACCAAAAGTGCTTGGGTGGCAAAACCTGAACCGAGGCTCTTCGTAGTCTTTTATTTAACCCACTTAATTGGAATAGCTATACATCTCACTGCAGATGTATTAATGCGTGTGTCTGTGGGATATTGCCCAGACTGTGCTGGGGGGTCTCACACAGTCAACCCACCGTTACCTTTCTAACCCTTGAAATATCCCAAATTCTGAAACATGTCTGGTTCCTAGGGGTTTCAGATAAGGGATTGTGGACCTGTACCTGCTTCTCAGGGTTGTAAGCATTAAGTGAGATATAGTGTAAGAGCACCTAGCATGGAGTTTGCTACttggtaagtgctcagtaaactcCCACTCCCCAGGGAAGGGTGGGAGAGTGGCAGCGATGGGAGAgatgccccacccccatcccggtCAGTGAGCCTAGCCTAACGAGCCCACACTGACCGCTAGTGGTCACAGTCAGTCGATACACCTTCTGAGTAATCTGCACCTCTGGTATCGTAGTCCCTGGTCGTCACCCTAGCTGGCCCCTAGAGGCTCCTGGAATAAAGGTGAGGAAGGCTTATTTATTGGAGCTGGTACACTGCAAAGTCAAATTCCCAGGTCACCACACGGGTGAGGTCTGAGTGTGTGTGCTAGAGAGGGAAAAGCAAGTTGAGGGACAGAAAAGACCCTGACTTCCAGTCCTCTGCTTTGCAGACCCTCCTACGGTGACCCTGTCCATTGAGCCACAGACGGTGCAGGAGGGCGAGCGCGTCGTCTTTACGTGCCAGGCCGCAGCCAACCCTGAGATCCTGGGCTacaggtgggaggggcaggggctgggcacaCTCTGGGGAAGGATACTGGGTGGCCCTTGAGGCCAGGAGTCGGGGGCCGAGGAGGACGGGCCACTGGACGTGAGTGAGAGGGCTCCAAGGCCTGACCCCGCTCTGTGTTGCCTGTTCCCCCAGGTGGGCCAAGGGGGGCTTTCTGATCGAAGACGCCCACGAGAGTCGCTATGAGACGAATGTTGATTATTCCTTCTTCACGGAGCCTGTGTCCTGTGAGGTTCACAACAAAGTGGGGAGCACCAATGTCAGCACTTTAGTCAATGTCCACTGTGAGTAGctgcaggggcgggggtggggacagagggcCGGGGCTTTaaagggcctggggtggggttgggggcctCCATGAGGCTGAAGGGGCGTGGGGAGGAGGCAggacaggagaaggaagaggacagCGATTGGAGCTGACCCCCAGGGAGACTCAGACCCTAACGGGCTGTTCCTTTCTACCTCAGTTGCCCCCCGGATTGTAGTGGACCCCAAACCCACGACCACAGACATTGGCTCTGATGTGACCCTCACCTGTGTCTGGGTTGGGAATCCCCCCCTCACCCTCACCTGGACCAAAAAGGACTCAAACATGGTAAGAAGCTTGCTGCCTCTCCGGGACGCTGGGAGGAAGGAGCCTGGCcacaggctggggagagagggggcaAAGGAGGTGCAGCATTATTTTTCAAGTTGAACCTGGGCTATTTCCAAGTTCTCAGGATTTGGAAGAGAAGGACGGTGCTTGCAATCTAACCCGCCCTCCTCGGCAGACAGCTGGCCGCTGCAGTGGCAGTGGGGGGAACGTGACGAcctgtggggtgggaggggggcagggggcctGAGTGGAACTGCTGCGGTGGCAAGAGACCTGGTGAAAGAATGCTGCATAGGAGGGTGGAGCAGCTAGGATgactcaactagagaaaagaaggctggattgggcttccctggtggcacagtggttgagagtccgcctgccgatgcaggggacatgggttcgtgccccggtccgggaagatcccacatgccgcggagcggctgggcccgtgagccatggccgctgagcctgtgcatccggagcctgtgctctgcaatgggagagaccacaacagtgagaggcccgcgtatcgcaaaaaaaaaaaaaaaaaaaaaaaaaagaaggctggaTTGTGCCGCTCTACAGCGACCTGCCTTGGACAGTTTGGGCCACAGCTGCAAAAAAGAGGGATTTCAGAGTGAAACTTCCTACCTCATTTGGCGAGAGAAGCACTAGAACAGATGACCAGAAGCGGCTGCATCCTCTGTACAGAACGATGGCAGCCTCACCTGCCCTCTTGAGCCTCCACCCACTTCTGCCCACTCTTATATAATATATGAGATGATGTGTCTAAATGCCAACCTGTTTAGAGTCAGGGGATGGGCCAGATAGACTCGGGACCCTGTTTCCCTTCTGGGAATTCACTTGTGGCCCTTCCTGCTTTCTTTCCAATGCCTCCAATGCGGGGGCCCGCACGGATCTAGGGGCCCAGGCCTCCTGGCTCCCCACCCGAGGCTGCTCTCTCTGCCCAGGTCCTGAGTAACAGCAACCAGCTGCTGCTGAAGTCGGTGACCCAGGCCGATGCCGGCACCTACACTTGCCGAGCCATCGTGCCTCGGATCGGAGTGGCCGAGCGGGAGGTGCCACTTTATGTGAATGGTGAGTGGCctgagggggggcggggggcctgTGAGGGGGAGGCAGGCAACTGGAGGTTCCAGCTGGCCCTGACCACGTCTTCTTGCTTGCAGGGCCCCCCATTATCTCCAGCGAGGCCGTGCAGTACGCCGTCAGGGGTGACGGTGGCAAGGTGGAGTGTTTCATCGGGAGCACGCCGCCCCCAGACCGCATTGTGAGTGCTGGGCCTGGCCTCGGGCCGGCAGCCGCTTGCTTCTCTGCTTGGCTCAGCCTCCTCCCACTTTCCCCAGGCCCTTGCTGTGCCCTGTGCTTCTCATCCGCTGACTCTGTCCCTCTTCCTGTTTAAATGCCGTCGTCTCTCTTACTTGTGTGACCCTGAGCCAGTTACTTGCTATTTGGAACCTCGGtttgctcatccataaaataggggCGGCAGTGATTCCCTACCAAACAGGGCTGCCGTGAGAAGTGACGTGACAGCACGTGTGAAAGGCCTGGTGGAGCCTCCCTGGATACGCTGTTGGTTCCCCTGGGCTTTCAGTcctgctctttcctctcccccatctcctcccctttcctcagCCTCCCGATCTCTTCCTTtgtctctcctctgccttcttgcCCTCGACCCTGCCCAGTTCTGCCCTACCCTGtcatcccctcctctcccttctcctgccttcctcctcctaCCAGCCCCCATGCTGCTCTCCACCCCCCTCTATCTCCCCCACACCATGAACTATTAATTCCTTCCGTGACCATTAACCGTCAAACCCCTCATCACATTTAATGACCATTTGGCTAACTCCAGGGCTGCCCAGAGACACTTCATTACCATGGCCACCTGGGCAGCAGGCGGTTTGGCTCCCAGGGGGCTTTCCTTGCAGAGCTAGGAGGACTGATCCCTGGAAAGGAGCCAGTTCTCAGTGGCTCTCCCTCCCTGGGGTTCCACTCTGAGGGAGGGTTCACAAAGGGGGGATGCCCCGGCTAGGGGGTCGGAGATGGAAGAGCCTAGGAGAGACACAGCTCTCCGGTGCCAATTCCCACCCATTATAAGGGTCTGTGGATGAGTCTCCAGAGCCAGTGGGCTATGTAGGGCCAGCTGTGGAGTGGTTAAAGGTGAGGCTGAAGGTTAAGTTATGTTTAGTTAGAATCTCAGACTGTCAGAGCTGGAGGAACGCTGGAGCATTGTCTACCTCTAGCCTGGTCCTCTCCTTTtataggaaactgagacccagagagggaaggggaggctaCACAGGGCTCGAGGGGAGAGTCAGGCCTAGAGCCCAGGGTTCTTGGCTCTCCACCCAGCATTTGTTTTACCACATCAGGGGTCCCACATGTTGCTTCATTGGATCCGCTGGGGTTGTTACAAAAATAGAGATTCCcaataaaagaagcctgaattctaacttggaGAAGGTGGGTCTTTGGGACAGTAGTCGACCATCTTCTTGGCCTGCTGGCTTTACGAATAAAACTGCTCTCCCTTGTCccaacaaaaacagcaacaacaaaatagaGATTCCTGGGCCTCTCCCCTGGAGAGTCAAATGTAGGAGATAAGCCCTGGGAATCTGCATGTTAAAGAGTGTCTCTGAGCGTATTTGAATGGTCCTAGCACATGTCGCAGGCATGTTTGGGAGCCGCTGCTTCTCCTAGACTGGAGGTTTGATGCCAGGGTTTGAGGCAGCAGGTGTGGCTTGGGCTTGTTTCAGGGCAAGTGTGGGGCTGGGCTTAAGAGCACATGGGGTGAGTACGTGAGGATGCCTGGAGGGTGGGTCAGGTGTTTCCACCACCTGCCTCTTCCTCATCCcgtcctgccctccccaccccaggcatGGGCATGGAAGGAGAACTTCTTGGAGGTGGGGACCCTGGAACGCTACACGGTGGAGAGGACCAATTCAGGCAGCGGGGTCCTGTCCACGCTTACCATCAACAACGTCATGGAGGCCGACTTTCAGACCCACTACAACTGCACAGCCTGGAACAGCTTCGGCCCAGGCACAGCCATCATCCAGCTGGAAGAGCGAGGTGACAGCAGTACTGGCTGTGTAGCCGGGGCGCAGGCCAGCCTGGGGACTCTGCTCCCTTTTCTGTCTGCGGGCACGGCTCAGAGAGACAGCTCCCTCCCGGGCCTGCCCACCAGAGCCTGTGGCCTTGGTGCTCAGTTGGAAAACCCACTcgcatttttaaacatttattgagcatctgctacgTGCCAACCACCCCCTCTAGGAACTGCAGGGACAGATGTGAACGAACACAGCCCTTGCCCTCCGGGAGCTTTCAGTTCAGTGGAGAACTTACAGAGTGGTAGCAAATGACTtcagatggagaaaaatgaaatgatctGTGAAAGGGAGTAACACTCCCTACCTCACTGggttggtgtgaggattaaatgagaagataTTCATGAAGTACCTGGCATAGAATAGGCGCCCAGGAAGCTTCAGTTCCCCTACCTCTTCACGAATCCTTAGTCTGGTAGGAGACACATATTCCCTCCCTTAAGGCACTTCTACTGTGATGAAAGAGGCATCTTTGACTTTTTTGGAAGCTCCCAAATCTGATGAGGAAAAGAGCCCCCcgccctcctcttttttttttttttaatgagaactaGCCATTTGACATGGGAGATGGGGGAAAATAACTGGGGGTCCCCTCGAGTCTTTCTTAGCTGAGGACACCAGCAAGAGCAAGGGGTTGGTGGGGAAGAACAGAGTAATAGAGTGAGGTGGGACTCTgcagggaaggctttctggaggaggagaGACTTGCATGGATCTGATCCATCCAGGACAgccaggaagggagaaaaagctGGAGGCAGGATTCCTGGGTCCTTCTCATCTCTGGGGAGCAGGGGGAACCAACCAGAACTGTTTGAGCCCTGGGAGGGTAGGTGCAGGTGGAGCAGACACAGTGGTGTGTGTGGGGAAGGCAGTGAAAGAGGTCAGAACGCATGGCAGATGGGAGAATGTGGGGACAGCTGATCTCAGACAAGACCCCAACCCAGGAAGGAGAGACAAGCCTCACAGACAGAAGGGCGGCAAGAGAGGGACAGACGGACCACCAAGGCCAGGGTCAAGCTGATCCCAATTCTGATGGAGCTGAAACACAGGTCTAAACCCAAACAGTGCAGGCTTCCTCTCAAATCCCACCTTGACTTTAATTGAACACAGCTCAGCTGAAACATAAAACCTGTGCACAGTCCAGGGGGCACGGAGCTCGGCTGTCCTCACCTTCAGCCAGCACTGAGCTCAGATCCTCCGTGTGCCCCCATCCTcaccctccccctttccttccctcaTCTGAAGAGGTGTTACCTGTGGGCCTCATCGCCGGGGCCACCATCGGCGCAGGCATCCTGCTCATATCCTTCTTCATCGCCTTGGTGTTCTTCCTCTACCGGCGCCGCAAAGGCAGTGAGTATGGGCCCTGCTGAGGCCTCGGCCCTCCCGGGGGTCCCCAACAGTCAGGGCCTGGGAGAGGTGAGGGGGTTGACAGCGGCGCTCCCCAGGCCAGGTGGGTCCAGAAGCAGCCTCTGCAGAGGCTGGCAGAAAGCGTCCAGGCTGCTCCTCCTGTCCCAGGTCGCAAAGACGTGACCCTGAGAAAGCTGGACATCAAGGTGGAGACAGTGAACCGGGAGCCACTCACGATGCATTCTGACCGGGAGGACGATACTGCCAGCGTCTCCACGGCAACCCGTGTCATGAAGGCCATCTACTCGGTAAGGGTCCCTCCTCCCTGGAGATCTTGGGACCGGCTCCACCCCAGCTCGCCAATACTGTCACTCTCTCCTCCCTCAGTCGTCCTACCTCGGTCCTGCTCCCTACCCCATATGCTCACGCGCTCACACACATAACACATATGTGCCCGTGCTCATTCATAAACTCATTCACGTGCCCACGCTCCCCGGGCTAATTTCCCTCCATTAGAGGACAGGCAGCTGGGGCCTGCACAGGCTTCCTTCACCCCAGCCTCCGCCTACAGAGTGTCAGAATTGGAAACCCCTAGAAGTTTTCTGGCCCAACTGCCTCACTGCTCAGATGAGGAAAGAGCCCCAGAAAAGGGCAGGGACATACCCAAGCATTGCATGTTAGCAACAAAATTGGTGCTAGAACCCACATCTCTGGCCTCTTCCCACCACATCCCGGAGCCTCTGCTGGGAGAGGACACAGAGTTCAAGGCTGCCCATGACCCCAGACCCTTCCCCTTAATAGGTGACCTCTGGGTGTGGGGATAGGGTAGGCAAGGGAGGACAAGAGCAGGGTGTCCTTCTCCTGATGCCCCACTCCTGCTTCTCTGCAGTCCTTCAAGGATGACGTGGACCTGAAGCAGGACCTGCGCTGCGACACCATCGACACCCGGGAGGAGTATGAGATGAAGGTGGGAAAGCGGGGAGGGGCCAGCGCACGGGGGCTGGTGGGAACGGGGGCTCTGAGGGCCtgcagggtggaggtgagggcagGTTTGGGGAGGAGCGGCCAGGAGGTTATTGAGGAAACAGGAGGTGGGGAGCTATTGTCTGAGAAGCCAGGGCAGAGCCAGAGGAGGCCCAGAGGGCCGTGACGTGACGACACCCTTCCCCCAAGAGAGACTTCCCTCCTCCATCCTCTTCTCTCGTTGCCCCCCAGGATCCCACCAATGGCTACTACAATGTGCGTGCCCACGAAGACCGCCCGTCTTCCAGGGCAGTGCTCTATGCTGACTACCGTGCCCCCGGCCCTGCCCGCTTCGACGGCCGCCCCTCTTCCCGCCTCTCCCACTCCAGCGGCTATGCCCAGCTCAACACCTACAGCCGGGCCCCGGCCTCTGACTACGGCCCTGAGCCCACGCCCCCAGGTCCTGCTGCCCCAGCTGGCACCGACACCACCAGCCAGCTGTCCTACGAGAACTATGAGAAGTTcaattcccaccccttccccgGGGCAGCAGGGTACCCCACCTACCGACTGGGCTACCCCCAGGCCCCTCCGTCCGGCC
This genomic stretch from Kogia breviceps isolate mKogBre1 chromosome 1, mKogBre1 haplotype 1, whole genome shotgun sequence harbors:
- the KIRREL1 gene encoding kin of IRRE-like protein 1 isoform X3; translated protein: MLSLLVWILTLSDTFSQGTQTRFSQEPADQTVVAGQRAVLPCVLLNYSGIVQWTKDGLALGMGQGLKAWPRYRVVGSADAGQYNLEITDAELSDDASYECQATEAALRSRRAKLTVLIPPEDTRIDGGPVILLQAGAPHNLTCRAFNAKPAATIIWFRDGTQQEGAVASTELLKDGKRETTISQLLINPTDLDIGRVFTCRSVNEAIPSGKETSIELDVHHPPTVTLSIEPQTVQEGERVVFTCQAAANPEILGYRWAKGGFLIEDAHESRYETNVDYSFFTEPVSCEVHNKVGSTNVSTLVNVHFAPRIVVDPKPTTTDIGSDVTLTCVWVGNPPLTLTWTKKDSNMGPRPPGSPPEAALSAQVLSNSNQLLLKSVTQADAGTYTCRAIVPRIGVAEREVPLYVNGPPIISSEAVQYAVRGDGGKVECFIGSTPPPDRIAWAWKENFLEVGTLERYTVERTNSGSGVLSTLTINNVMEADFQTHYNCTAWNSFGPGTAIIQLEEREVLPVGLIAGATIGAGILLISFFIALVFFLYRRRKGSRKDVTLRKLDIKVETVNREPLTMHSDREDDTASVSTATRVMKAIYSSFKDDVDLKQDLRCDTIDTREEYEMKDPTNGYYNVRAHEDRPSSRAVLYADYRAPGPARFDGRPSSRLSHSSGYAQLNTYSRAPASDYGPEPTPPGPAAPAGTDTTSQLSYENYEKFNSHPFPGAAGYPTYRLGYPQAPPSGLERTPYEAYDPIGKYATATRFSYTSQHSDYGQRFQQRMQTHV
- the KIRREL1 gene encoding kin of IRRE-like protein 1 isoform X2; this encodes MGQGLKAWPRYRVVGSADAGQYNLEITDAELSDDASYECQATEAALRSRRAKLTVLIPPEDTRIDGGPVILLQAGAPHNLTCRAFNAKPAATIIWFRDGTQQEGAVASTELLKDGKRETTISQLLINPTDLDIGRVFTCRSVNEAIPSGKETSIELDVHHPPTVTLSIEPQTVQEGERVVFTCQAAANPEILGYRWAKGGFLIEDAHESRYETNVDYSFFTEPVSCEVHNKVGSTNVSTLVNVHFAPRIVVDPKPTTTDIGSDVTLTCVWVGNPPLTLTWTKKDSNMGPRPPGSPPEAALSAQVLSNSNQLLLKSVTQADAGTYTCRAIVPRIGVAEREVPLYVNGPPIISSEAVQYAVRGDGGKVECFIGSTPPPDRIAWAWKENFLEVGTLERYTVERTNSGSGVLSTLTINNVMEADFQTHYNCTAWNSFGPGTAIIQLEEREVLPVGLIAGATIGAGILLISFFIALVFFLYRRRKGSRKDVTLRKLDIKVETVNREPLTMHSDREDDTASVSTATRVMKAIYSSFKDDVDLKQDLRCDTIDTREEYEMKDPTNGYYNVRAHEDRPSSRAVLYADYRAPGPARFDGRPSSRLSHSSGYAQLNTYSRAPASDYGPEPTPPGPAAPAGTDTTSQLSYENYEKFNSHPFPGAAGYPTYRLGYPQAPPSGLERTPYEAYDPIGKYATATRFSYTSQHSDYGQRFQQRMQTHV
- the KIRREL1 gene encoding kin of IRRE-like protein 1 isoform X1, which codes for MLSLLVWILTLSDTFSQGTQTRFSQEPADQTVVAGQRAVLPCVLLNYSGIVQWTKDGLALGMGQGLKAWPRYRVVGSADAGQYNLEITDAELSDDASYECQATEAALRSRRAKLTVLIPPEDTRIDGGPVILLQAGAPHNLTCRAFNAKPAATIIWFRDGTQQEGAVASTELLKDGKRETTISQLLINPTDLDIGRVFTCRSVNEAIPSGKETSIELDVHHPPTVTLSIEPQTVQEGERVVFTCQAAANPEILGYRWAKGGFLIEDAHESRYETNVDYSFFTEPVSCEVHNKVGSTNVSTLVNVHFAPRIVVDPKPTTTDIGSDVTLTCVWVGNPPLTLTWTKKDSNMVLSNSNQLLLKSVTQADAGTYTCRAIVPRIGVAEREVPLYVNGPPIISSEAVQYAVRGDGGKVECFIGSTPPPDRIAWAWKENFLEVGTLERYTVERTNSGSGVLSTLTINNVMEADFQTHYNCTAWNSFGPGTAIIQLEEREVLPVGLIAGATIGAGILLISFFIALVFFLYRRRKGSRKDVTLRKLDIKVETVNREPLTMHSDREDDTASVSTATRVMKAIYSSFKDDVDLKQDLRCDTIDTREEYEMKDPTNGYYNVRAHEDRPSSRAVLYADYRAPGPARFDGRPSSRLSHSSGYAQLNTYSRAPASDYGPEPTPPGPAAPAGTDTTSQLSYENYEKFNSHPFPGAAGYPTYRLGYPQAPPSGLERTPYEAYDPIGKYATATRFSYTSQHSDYGQRFQQRMQTHV